One part of the Paraglaciecola sp. L3A3 genome encodes these proteins:
- the pncC gene encoding nicotinamide-nucleotide amidase produces the protein MTEDINNLAQLLGEKLFAKNWHITCAESCTGGGIGFAITSTAGSSAWFNKGFITYSNEAKQAMLGVQQDTLVEHGAVSEQTVTEMAIGAAQQAAANVAISISGIAGPDGGTPGKPVGTVWFGFFVDGQVVTKKQQFNGDREAVRIKAIEFALSNTVKLLAN, from the coding sequence ATGACAGAAGATATAAACAATTTAGCCCAGTTATTAGGCGAAAAATTATTTGCAAAAAATTGGCATATTACTTGTGCTGAATCTTGCACTGGTGGCGGGATAGGCTTTGCTATTACAAGTACCGCGGGTAGCTCTGCTTGGTTTAATAAAGGTTTTATTACTTATTCGAATGAAGCTAAGCAAGCAATGTTAGGTGTGCAACAAGATACATTGGTTGAACATGGTGCGGTGTCTGAACAAACTGTTACAGAAATGGCGATTGGGGCTGCTCAACAAGCGGCGGCAAATGTGGCTATTTCGATTAGTGGTATCGCCGGTCCCGATGGTGGTACACCTGGCAAACCGGTAGGCACAGTTTGGTTTGGCTTTTTTGTTGATGGCCAAGTAGTGACTAAAAAGCAGCAATTTAACGGTGACCGCGAAGCAGTAAGAATTAAAGCGATTGAGTTTGCTCTATCTAATACTGTGAAATTGCTGGCTAATTAA